The following coding sequences are from one Octopus bimaculoides isolate UCB-OBI-ISO-001 chromosome 3, ASM119413v2, whole genome shotgun sequence window:
- the LOC106868954 gene encoding alanine aminotransferase 1, translated as MDSVSQKEKYFEHGSKFDIILQMEDYIQYSYLKEIIVLCLNSDLLVSSNFSDDAKQLANHYLSNFEENDVGVYSETIGDDFIRKDVTNYILERDDGLDLEADEEVLIDNNECSLLINILEFLIGAHMNSGYGILIPYPSSPIIREAVEICGFLPVPYYLTEAADHWTIEEEALVKALEGSDCKINCMILENPGYPTGHLSSEKELEIFFRVAKNHGIVLIAIENLQMDVHRKNNFLSSRKALIQMGEIYKSVQLMSLFSSARSPQGDKGMHISFIDSFRMDKLTSKFGNLTFTSPASIHQVYLSLFLAPKYLRKYPSFRKFENERYNFIELLGNLAEITVDFFNLQPYMCCSRVFAGHCAFPKLLFPTRWITNRNEPLDLEESYCCELYGTTGIYVVPGKVFGENPDSMHFKFTFPLDQILLHEQLEKIRQFHQKFIQSFIA; from the coding sequence ATGGATTCCGTTTCTCAGAAAGAGAAATACTTTGAACATGGGTCGAAATTTGATATTATTCTGCAAATGGAGGATTACATTCAATACAGTTATTTAAAGGAGATCATCGTACTCTGCTTAAATTCAGATCTTTTAGTATCTAGTAATTTTTCTGATGACGCAAAACAACTGGCAAATCATTACTTAagcaattttgaagaaaatgatgTTGGCGTTTATTCGGAGACCATTGGCGATGATTTCATAAGAAAAGATGtcacaaattatattttagaGCGAGATGATGGCTTGGATCTAGAAGCAGATGAAGAGGTTCTCATTGACAATAATGAATGTTCATTATTGATTAATATCTTAGAATTTTTGATAGGTGCTCATATGAATAGTGGTTATGGCATTCTAATTCCGTATCCCTCATCACCTATTATTAGGgaagcagttgaaatatgtgggTTTTTGCCTGTCCCCTATTATTTGACAGAAGCAGCAGATCACTGGACAATTGAGGAAGAAGCACTTGTGAAAGCTCTAGAAGGATCTGATTGCAAGATAAATTGTATGATTTTGGAGAATCCTGGATATCCAACAGGTCATCTTTCTTCGGAAAAAGAACTGGAGATATTTTTCCGTGTGGCCAAAAATCATGGCATTGTGCTTATAGCAATAGAAAATTTACAAATGGATGTTCATAGGAAAAACAACTTTTTATCATCCAGGAAAGCACTCATACAAATGGGTGAAATTTACAAATCTGTGCAATTAATGTCCTTGTTTTCGTCAGCTAGAAGTCCACAGGGTGACAAAGGTATGCACATAAGTTTCATTGATAGCTTCCGAATGGATAAGTTGACCTCAAAATTCGGCAACCTTACCTTTACTTCCCCAGCTTCTATTCATCAAGTCTATTTAAGTCTTTTTCTAGCtccaaaatatttaagaaaataccCTTCATTCAGAAAATTCGAAAATGAAAGATACAACTTCATAGAACTACTCGGAAATTTAGCTGAAATTACCGTTGACTTTTTTAACTTACAGCCTTATATGTGTTGCAGCCGGGTATTCGCTGGCCATTGTGCTTTTCCTAAATTACTGTTTCCAACTCGGTGGATTACAAATCGAAATGAGCCTTTAGATCTCGAGGAAAGTTACTGCTGTGAACTATATGGAACTACAGGTATTTATGTTGTTCCTGGTAAAGTCTTTGGTGAAAATCCTGACAGTATGcattttaaatttacatttcCACTCGATCAAATATTACTTCATGAACAACTGGAGAAAATAAGacaatttcatcaaaaatttatACAATCTTTCATTGCTTAA